From a region of the Pongo pygmaeus isolate AG05252 chromosome 5, NHGRI_mPonPyg2-v2.0_pri, whole genome shotgun sequence genome:
- the PNISR gene encoding arginine/serine-rich protein PNISR isoform X4, translating to MWDQGGQPWQQWPLNQQQWMQSFQHQQDPSQIDWAALAQAWIAQREASGQQSMVEQPPGMMPNGQDMSTMESGPNNHGNFQGDSNFNRMWQPG from the exons aTGTGGGATCAAGGAGGACAGCCTTGGCAGCAGTGGCCCTTGAACCAGCAACAATGGATGCAGTCATTCCAGCACCAACAGGATCCAA GCCAGATTGATTGGGCTGCATTGGCCCAAGCTTGGATTGCCCAAAGAGAAGCTTCAGGACAGCAAAGCATGGTAGAACAACCACCAGGAATGATGCCAAATGGACAAGATATGTCTACAATGGAATCTGGTCCAAACAATCATGGGAATTTCCAAGGGGATTCAAACTTCAACAGAATGTGGCAACCAG GCTGA